The sequence GTTCGAAAATGGACGAGGTGATCTTCGAAGAATTTAAAGGTACCGGCAACATGGAACTGAGCTTGGACAGAAAACTTTCGAACAGACGAATCTATCCAGCCATCGATGTACCAGGATCTGGTACACGAAGGGAAGACCTTTTGATGGAAAAAGAAGAGATGCAGCGTGTATGGATCTTGCGAAAGCTCATGTCCGACATGACTTCCCAAGAAGCCATGGAATTCCTGCTCCAACGCATGAAAGGTACCCGCGACAATGCCGAATTCTTGATCAGCATGAACGGATAATTTTAAGAAACGCTATAACAGCTAGCCTCAAGCCCCTGGGTTTGAGGCTTTTTTGCTGTATTACGGATTTTGTTTTCTGTCGTTTTCTACCACTAATATGCTTTTTAAAATATTATTTTGTATTATTTTTTAATATGTAGATTTTATTTTATCTATGTAGTGAGAAAACACCAATAACACAACATAGTAATTGACATATTAAGCATTGCCAAGAAGGCAATTGACTACACCAAGTTTACCAAAAAATCATTCATCACCATCACCCTGGACCAGTATGTCTTGCTTTGTCCACATTCTCGGTAAAATGGTGAAGATGAGTACCTATTTGTTCATTTAATGATAAGGTGCATGAAAAGAATCTTTACCCTAAATTTCAACACGCTGCTCTTCCGCGTACTATTCCTACAAGGCGTTTTGCTAGCAGGCCTTTTTGAACATGTCCTTGGGGAAGGCTCGGGAGACTGGGGCACCGCAAGTGACCGCAGGAGCTGGCTGTGGATTCCGGCAAACAGCAGCAATAATAACGGGGGATACGGAACACGCGGATACATGATGATGCCCTCCTCCACCAACAATTACAATCCCGACCACCGCATGTACGTTTATGTCAAACCCGGCGAGACGGTCTATTGGGGGTTTAGAAATGAAGTAACCTATGATTTTCTAGGATATAACTACTATAATTACAATTCAGATATTAGGGTAAGGTGGTTTTATGATGATACTGACACAGGTTTTTTTCCAGATAAGCGATATGGTATCGAAGTAGACAACCACTACTATGATGCCCATTCCAACGAAGGAATAATAGGTCGTCCAGCCAATGCCCAGGCAGCAGCCAACGGTCCGTCTGACATAGTAGGACCCACGGGATATGAAGCGTATTCTTTTACCAATAATACAGGAGAAGCAAGGGCTTTTTGGGTGGAGATCTCTCGGAGTAACGGGAATCCCATTGGAGACGGACTTCCCATCAGCATTTGGGATGTCACTGTGGCCAATAGCGCTGATGAGGTACAGCCGGGGAGATTGTATTCCAAATATTGGAGTATCCTAAACGGCCTGCCAAGGGATCCTGGTGTGGTAAATGATCGTGCATTCCATGATAATTTCGGTTTTTACGTTCCTGTCGATGACACCTTTGGCGGTACGGGAGACACCTACTTCGTCAAGCACGCGCAGTTTCCGAACTCCAATGGTGGATTCGTAAACTTCTTTGCCAACCAGGATGGGCCAAGGAACGACACGGGGAACCATGTGGACAACCGTAAATCCATCGAAGGGGCCTCCTCCAATTACCAGTACCCTTTATTCCTGAATGATCCGGATTTGGAGTTTTGGCCTACCACCGTAGAGCCCACGGCAAGTTTGGACATCACTTATGAAGAACGGGTCCCTACGGGCAATGGTGGACATGCTTGGGTGGATATTAACATCAGCCTCCCTGGAATTGTCGATGTTTTGATTGACTTAAACGGCAACGGCACTTATGACGGAGGAATAGACCTCATCATGAGTGAAAAGTATGATGCCAGTGGAGAATATACCATCTACTGGGACGGAAAGGACGCGAATGAAAATGTGGTCACCAGCGGTTCCAAGATAGGAGTATTTGCCGCAGTGATCTTCTCACCCGTCCATTTTCCCATCTATGACATGGAACAGAGCATGGGGATCACCATCACCAATGTCCGTCCAGGAGATCCGGAAGACAATACCATTTACTGGGACGACTCCTTGATTCCGAGGGATGGTGAACATGGGTTTGAGGATTTGGATGACGGCTCCAAGACCAGCGCCGTTTCTCTTCCGGTGAATGTAACAGGCGAAGCAGGTGACAGCCATATCTGGTACGGCGACGGCAATAATGGCTTCAGTGAAAGAAATACCATCAACACCTGGGCAGCCTCCTATTATGCCGAAGTCAATGAAGATGACGAGTACCGCTACTTGACTTTCCAAGGAAACGTCTATGATGACGATAATGGTGGAGCAGATGGCCTTATCTTCGGGCAACCTACCACTGCCGAAGGACTTCATGTGCTGATCGTGGACGAAAACGAGGAAGTCGTGGCCACAGAGCCGGTCGCTGCTGACGGGACTTACTTCATAGACCGTGTGCCTGACGGCACCTACAGGGCAGTGCTCTCGAGTATTTCTGTAGCCCCAGGTGACCTAAGCCCAGGACCGATATTGCCAGAGCATTGGGAAAACACCGGTGCCCAATTGGGTACCAATCCTGACGAAAATCTGTACGAACCTACTGGAATTCTTGGAGAACTTAGCCTGAACAACTCCTCGGTGAGGGATGCCAATTTTGGATTGCGGATAATGGCTGTTCTTCCGGTGGTCTGGCAGGATTTTAACGTAACCTACCAGGAAAATCAAAGAGCCGTAGCGCTAGAATGGACCGTCAGCAAGGAATGGGAAAACAGTCATTATGAAGTGGAACGATCCCAAGACGGTGTCAATGATTTTCAGACCATCGCCAAGGTAGCTGCAGCAGGCTGGACCGATGAAATCACCACTTACCAATTTCTAGACGAAAAAGTCCCCTTGCCAGGAGGCAAATACTACTATCGGATCAAGCAGGTGAATTTGGACAATAGCAGCTCATATGGGGATCTCCGCCAAGTGACCGTACCTAAAGTGACTATCCGAAACGATACCTGGCGGGCTTACCCCAACCCCGGTGGCCCTGATGATATCAAGTTAGAACTGCTTGACCAATTGGCTTATAATGGAGGACAAGTAAGCTTCAGGGCCATAAATGGGATCCACACCATGAATGTCAATACGGTAAATTCACCCGAAGAACTCAGTCAAAAGCTCTCCGAGGTTTTGCATTCCTTTGGTACGGGCTTGGTCATCGTAGAAGTGACTTGGGAAAACAAGGCCCAATACATTAAAGTGCTGTTGAGATGAGTCATGATAAGTATCTTAATACCTAAACATTAAAAATATAAATGGGCTTTTAAGCCTGAATAAAAGCACTGTAATTCAAGAAAAAACAAACTAAACCAACTGCCAACCTGCGGCCTGGAGCGATCTGGGCCGCTATTTTTTTGCCGAAATGAAAACGGATCAAACCATCTTTCAGATCAAGCGGAAAGGCTGGGGACTGCCAGTTTTACTTCATGGCAAAATCACGGGTAAAAAAAATGCCACAAAGAGGCTGTCTCATAAATAAATTATCCGTCATCACGAACGGAGTGAAGTGATCTCGATGTGCTTTCATTGCACGTATGACGAGATTGCTTCTTCCGATATCCATCGGAATCGCAATGAATTGTGTATAATATCAAGTTTTAGTTCAAAATTTTATTTTGCCGCTACTCTTCTAGTAGTGTGGTTCTGGACGTAGTAACTATTTGATTTTACAATAGCAAATGCCTGTTTGATGAGCTTATTGATGACGGCTACCATGGCGACTCTATGGGCTTTTCCCTTTGCTCTTAAGCGTGAATAAAGCTCCATACAAGTCTTATTGTAGGACTTTGCGGATCGGGCAGCCATATACAGACATTTTCTGACTTCGGACATCCCCATTTTGCATATTTTTGCTTTCCCTTTTACCGAGGTACCTGATTCATAAATCCTGGGGGACAGCCCTAAATAGGATATGATCTGTTTATAGTTTTGAAAGTTTTCAAAACCTCTTAAAGCGACTATCAACAATAGACTGGTCTTTGGGCCAATACCTGGAACGGATTCAAGCTGCTCCCTTAACTGGCCGTTTTCCTGGTCTATCAAATGGTTTAATTGTCTGTCCACTTCCTTGATGTTTTCATCAATCCTAAAGAGCTCATTCTCTATTGATTCCCTCAAAAGGTCGTTAAGCGTACCTGTTGATATAAAGGCTTCCAGTTTCATTTGAATGGCATGTTGGTGTTTTAACAGCTGCTTTCTATAGGCATACCATTGTTTGATCTCAAGGTAGCAGGACTTTAACGGTTCCCAGGGGTTTATTTTGAGCAGGTTTCCATATTCAGCGATGCTTTTTGCATCGGCACTGTCAGTCTTGGTTCTGCTAAGCTTCATCTGCGTAAACCTTTTGATTACAAGTGGATTGATCACCGAAACCATGACTCCTTTATCATATAGAAAGCTCGCCAGTTGATAATAATATGGTCCAGATGCTTCCATAACCACCCAGGAATCAGAAGGAAGAAGGTTCAGTAACTCTGAAAAGCCCTCCGAATTATTATCCAGCTTTACCTTGGTTTCCTCTCCATTTCCCAATTTGAAATAGATATCAAACTTTACCTTCGAAATATCAACGCCTATGTATACCTTTTCTGGTTTTTCCATTTTCTTGCTAACTTTACCCTATGTCTTTGGCGGCCGTTGCTATCAGATAAGTCTTTTACCGGATCAATCTATACTTAAAACAGGTTCTTATGACCTTATGAATTGTCCTGATTTCGGTAATAAGAGCAGAAGGGAACAGCATTGCGAACAGTCTTTACGACCAATGACGGATAACGTCCTTATTCCTTCTGCATTTACCTGGTAGCAGCGTCCCGCTTCTCAGGCAAACCAAATAATATTCCGATATTTTTACAACACTTTTTCCGCCACTAACTTAGTATGACGAGGACTTTTGACACAGCCTCCACACTTTCTAGCCATGGGTGAAGCCCATGGTAAATTTGCCCATCCAACGGTTCCCGTTGTAGCGGCATGGGCCTAACTATTCCCCATAAATTCGCGCTAAAACCCATTCGTGCGGATAGCGGAAAACCATCGTTTAATGGCATGAAATTCTATTTCATAAGACCATGTCAACATTCGTCCCCCCAGAAATATGGCTTGACCCCATCTTTCCGGGGAAAATGAGTTGAGGTCCGTTTTTAAGGAATGGATCGTTCATACTGAAAAAATGATCAAATCGAAAGAAAGGGATCAAGCCGAAAAGTCGGGGGCATTTTACACCCTAATGAAAATTTGCAGTTCCCCAGGGGAAACACTTTTAGATTCATTTCGTGTAGAGGAGCTATCATCCGTGCCGCTGGCACTTCTTCGGGAGGTTGAGGAGCGCTTAAGATCCTGCGGATGAATCCGCAGGTTACAAAATTTATCGTGCCGCTGGCACTTTGCCCCGATTTGTACATGGGAAACCGCAGTAGCCTATCTTAGCGAATGGCGGAATAGGCTGAAAGAATGATTAGTTGATTTGGATCGTAAAAGCCGTCGCAGCTATCTGCTCAGGTATAGTGGTTGGCTTGGTTGAGGTTAAACGCTGAATATGCGCTAGCAACTGAGCATCCTGCCTAATCCGCCTTTGGCGGAGGGGCATATAGAAGGTGCAGGTTGTCACCTGCACCAACAATGATTACACACAAAAGGGTAAGTTCCGTAAGAACGGCAGATATAAACGCAAATAGGAACATCTGTTTTAAAGGCGTTTGCCCTGTGGAGGAAAACCATCGTTTTAACCGTATGAAATTTTCTTTTATA comes from Echinicola vietnamensis DSM 17526 and encodes:
- a CDS encoding IS110 family transposase: MEKPEKVYIGVDISKVKFDIYFKLGNGEETKVKLDNNSEGFSELLNLLPSDSWVVMEASGPYYYQLASFLYDKGVMVSVINPLVIKRFTQMKLSRTKTDSADAKSIAEYGNLLKINPWEPLKSCYLEIKQWYAYRKQLLKHQHAIQMKLEAFISTGTLNDLLRESIENELFRIDENIKEVDRQLNHLIDQENGQLREQLESVPGIGPKTSLLLIVALRGFENFQNYKQIISYLGLSPRIYESGTSVKGKAKICKMGMSEVRKCLYMAARSAKSYNKTCMELYSRLRAKGKAHRVAMVAVINKLIKQAFAIVKSNSYYVQNHTTRRVAAK